From one Motacilla alba alba isolate MOTALB_02 chromosome 8, Motacilla_alba_V1.0_pri, whole genome shotgun sequence genomic stretch:
- the LOC119703706 gene encoding influenza virus NS1A-binding protein: MIPNGYLMFEDENFIESSVAKLNALRKSGQFCDVRLQVCGHEMLAHRAVLACCSPYLFEIFNTDSDCHGVSHVKFDDLNPEAVEVLLNYAYTAQLKADKELVKDVYSAAKKLKMERVKQVCGDYLLSKMDVQSCISYRNFASCMGDSRLLNKIDGYIQEHLVEISEQEEFLKLPRLKLEIMLEDNVGLPSNGKLYTKVINWVQRSIWENGGSLEDLMEEVQTLYYSADHKLLDGNLLDGQAEVYGSDDDHIQFVQKRPPRENDHKQISSSSSGSLSPNATVQSPKHEWKIIASEKTSSNTYLCLAVLDGVLCVIFLHGRNSPQSSPSSTPRLLKSLSFELQPSDLIEKPMSPMQYARSGLGTAELNGRLIAAGGYNREECLRTVECYDPEKDTWTFIAPMRTPRARFQMAVLMGQLYVVGGSNGHSDDLSCGEMYEPEIDDWTPVPELRTNRCNAGVCALNGKLYIVGGSDPYGQKGLKNCDVFDPITKAWTSCAPLNIRRHQSAVCELGGYLYIIGGAESWNCLNSVERYNPENNTWTLMAPMNVARRGAGVAVRDGKLFVAGGFDGTHAVNCVEMYDPARNEWKMMGSMTTPRSNAGITTVANTIYAVGGFDGNEFLNTLEVYNPESNEWSPYTKIYKF, from the exons ATGATTCCCAACGGATATTTGATGTTTGAGGATGAGAACTTCATCGAGTCGTCTGTTGCCAAACTCAACGCCTTACGGAAGAGCGGTCAGTTCTGCGACGTCCGCCTCCAG GTGTGTGGACATGAGATGCTGGCGCACCGAGCCGTGCTGGCATGCTGCAGTCCCTACCTGTTTGAAATCTTCAACACTGACAGCGACTGTCATGGAGTTTCCCATGTGAAATTTGATGATCTCAACCCAGAAGCTGTTGAAGTTCTGTTGAATTATGCCTATACTGCTCA GTTAAAAGCGGATAAAGAACTGGTGAAAGATGTGTACTCTGCAGCAAAGAAGTTGAAAATGGAGAGGGTTAAGCAG GTTTGTGGTGACTATTTGCTCTCCAAGATGGACGTGCAGAGCTGCATCTCGTACCGGAATTTCGCCAGCTGCATGGGAGACTCCCGGCTGTTGAACAAGATCGATGGCTACATTCAGGAACACCTTGTAGAGATTTCAGAACAGGAGGAATTTCTCAAGCTCCCACGGTTAAAG CTTGAAATAATGCTGGAAGACAATGTTGGCCTACCCAGCAATGGCAAATTGTACACAAAGGTAATCAACTGGGTACAGCGCAGCATCTGGGAGAACGGAGGCAGCCTGGAAGATCTAATGGAAGAG GTGCAAACGCTGTACTACTCAGCTGATCACAAGCTGCTTGATGGAAATCTGCTAGATGGACAGGCTGAGGTGTATGGCAGTGATGATGACCACATTCAGTTTGTGCAG AAGAGGCCACCACGTGAGAATGATCACAAGCAGATCAGtagcagctcctctggaagTCTTTCTCCAAATGCTACTGTTCAGAGTCCTAAACACGAGTGGAAAATCATTGCTTCAGAGAAGACTTCGA GTAACACGTACCTGTGCCTGGCCGTGCTGGACGGGGTGCTGTGTGTCATCTTCCTGCACGGCCGCAAcagcccccagagctccccCTCGAGCACCCCGCGGCTGCTCAAGAGCCTGAGCTTTGAGCTGCAGCCCAGCGACCTCATCGAGAAGCCCATGTCCCCCATGCAGTACGCGCGCTCGGGGCTGGGCACGGCCGAGCTGAACGGCAGGCTCATCGCTGCGG GGGGCTACAACAGGGAGGAGTGCCTGCGCACCGTGGAGTGCTACGACCCCGAGAAGGACACCTGGACGTTCATCGCACCCATGAGGACGCCGAGGGCCCGGTTCCAGATGGCGGTGCTGATG GGGCAGCTGTACGTCGTGGGTGGGTCAAACGGCCACTCGGATGATCTGAGCTGTGGAGAGATGTACGAGCCCGAGATTGATGACTGGACCCCTGTTCCCGAGCTGCGGACCAACCGCTGCAACGCAG GAGTGTGTGCCCTGAACGGAAAGCTGTACATTGTGGGTGGTTCTGATCCCTATGGCCAGAAAGGACTGAAGAACTGTGATGTGTTTGATCCCATAACAAAGGCTTGGACGAGCTGTGCTCCCCTTAACATCC GGAGGCACCAGTCGgctgtgtgtgagctgggggGGTACCTGTACATCATCGGCGGGGCCGAGTCGTGGAACTGCCTCAACAGCGTGGAGCGCTACAACCCCGAGAACAACACCTGGACCCTGATGGCGCCCATGAACGTGGCACGGCGCGGCGCCGGCGTGGCTGTCCGTGACG GCAAGCTGTTTGTGGCCGGAGGATTTGACGGCACGCACGCGGTGAACTGTGTGGAGATGTACGACCCTGCCAGGAACGAGTGGAAGATGATGGGCAGCATGACCACGCCCAGGAGCAACGCCGGCATCACCACCGTGGCCAACACCATTTATGCAGTGGGGGGCTTTGATGGCAACGAGTTCCTGAACACACTTGAGGTCTACAATCCAGAGTCAAACGAGTGGAGCCCCTACACCAAAATTTACAAGTTTTAA